One window from the genome of Mucilaginibacter ginsenosidivorans encodes:
- the mtgA gene encoding monofunctional biosynthetic peptidoglycan transglycosylase, giving the protein MKFKPGLLKLILRILKLTIILFFGISIFWVILYRFVNPPVTWLMISRGFERKADGKDWKIDKKWIDFDSIADPMKRAAVAAEDQKFLDHFGFDFKAMERAIDKNAHSHKLQGGSTISQQTAKNVFLWQGRSYVRKGFEAYFTLLIEIFWSKKRIMEVYLNEIEMGDGIYGVEAASQAYFHKSAADLNQHEAAAIASIWPDPLKWSPTNPSGYVQHRQYLIRKNMRRLGPLDF; this is encoded by the coding sequence ATGAAATTTAAACCCGGCCTGCTGAAGCTTATCCTGAGAATACTCAAACTCACCATTATCCTTTTCTTCGGCATTTCTATTTTCTGGGTTATTCTTTACCGTTTTGTAAACCCTCCTGTTACCTGGCTGATGATTTCGCGCGGGTTCGAACGCAAAGCCGACGGCAAGGACTGGAAGATCGATAAAAAATGGATAGACTTTGACAGTATTGCCGACCCGATGAAGCGAGCAGCCGTAGCGGCCGAGGACCAAAAGTTCCTGGACCATTTCGGGTTCGATTTTAAGGCGATGGAACGCGCCATCGATAAAAATGCGCATAGCCACAAGCTACAGGGCGGCAGTACCATATCGCAGCAAACAGCCAAAAACGTTTTCCTTTGGCAGGGCCGATCCTACGTACGCAAAGGCTTTGAGGCTTATTTTACCCTGCTGATAGAGATATTCTGGAGCAAAAAGCGCATTATGGAGGTGTACCTGAACGAGATTGAAATGGGCGATGGCATTTACGGTGTCGAAGCTGCCTCGCAAGCCTACTTCCACAAGTCGGCCGCCGACCTTAACCAGCACGAAGCCGCCGCTATAGCGTCCATCTGGCCCGACCCGCTCAAATGGTCGCCTACCAACCCCAGCGGTTATGTGCAGCACCGGCAGTATTTGATCAGGAAGAATATGCGGCGGTTGGGGCCGCTGGATTTTTGA
- the rplI gene encoding 50S ribosomal protein L9: MEVILKQDVKNLGEKDDIVNVKPGYGRNYLIPKGFAQQATESARKVLAENLKQAAFKQEKIRKDADAIAAKLEGVKLTIGAKAGETGKIFGAINTIQIADALKKEGFEVDRRRITFDTEPKFVGEYTANLNLHKEVKVKVPFEVVAE, encoded by the coding sequence ATGGAAGTTATTTTGAAACAAGACGTTAAGAACCTGGGCGAAAAAGACGATATCGTCAATGTAAAACCAGGCTATGGCCGCAACTACCTTATCCCAAAAGGCTTTGCGCAACAAGCCACTGAATCTGCCCGCAAAGTTTTGGCCGAAAACCTGAAACAGGCAGCATTCAAACAAGAGAAAATACGCAAGGACGCTGATGCTATTGCTGCTAAACTGGAAGGTGTAAAACTGACCATTGGCGCTAAAGCAGGCGAAACCGGTAAAATATTCGGTGCCATCAACACTATACAGATAGCCGACGCTTTGAAAAAAGAAGGCTTTGAGGTTGACCGCCGCCGCATCACTTTTGATACCGAACCTAAATTTGTTGGTGAATACACCGCAAACCTTAACCTGCACAAAGAAGTGAAGGTGAAAGTTCCGTTCGAAGTAGTAGCAGAGTAA
- the rpsR gene encoding 30S ribosomal protein S18 yields MANDQIQYVTAPKVEDNRKKYCRFKKNGIKYIDYKDEKFLLKFINDQGKVLPRRLTGTSLKFQRKVAQAVKRARHIGLLPYVTDSLK; encoded by the coding sequence ATGGCAAACGACCAGATCCAGTACGTTACCGCTCCCAAAGTGGAGGATAACCGCAAAAAATATTGCCGCTTCAAAAAGAACGGCATCAAGTACATCGATTACAAAGACGAGAAATTTCTTTTAAAGTTCATCAACGACCAGGGTAAAGTATTACCACGCCGTTTGACCGGTACTTCACTGAAATTTCAGCGTAAAGTGGCACAGGCTGTTAAGCGTGCACGCCACATCGGTTTACTTCCGTATGTAACAGATTCGTTAAAATAA
- the rpsF gene encoding 30S ribosomal protein S6, with the protein MQQYETVIILTPLLSEETAKEAIAKFSKILTDGGAEIVQEDNWGLKKLAYPIQKKTTGYYHLTEYKAPGDLINKLEVEFRRDERVLRFLTIALDKHAIAYNEKKRSGAFNQKKTVKAEEAAK; encoded by the coding sequence ATGCAACAGTACGAAACCGTGATCATTCTTACCCCGTTGCTTTCGGAAGAAACTGCTAAGGAGGCTATTGCCAAATTCAGCAAGATCTTAACCGATGGCGGAGCCGAAATTGTCCAGGAGGATAATTGGGGTTTGAAGAAACTAGCGTACCCGATCCAAAAAAAGACGACAGGGTACTATCACTTAACAGAATACAAGGCTCCGGGTGATTTAATTAACAAATTGGAGGTTGAATTCCGTCGTGATGAGCGCGTTCTGCGTTTCCTCACTATTGCATTGGACAAACATGCCATTGCTTACAACGAGAAAAAACGCAGCGGTGCTTTCAACCAGAAAAAAACCGTTAAAGCAGAGGAGGCAGCAAAATAA
- a CDS encoding DUF5916 domain-containing protein, translated as MVIQSLKRDVNPYYSEGFSIVLDPSNQKSSGFTFGVNASGAQFDGIVQLNSDSFEMDAKWYSATKRYDGYWTAEMAIPFKSLRFPANATQWGVNFIRNDMTNNSFSTWNRVPVAYFGANLGFLGKGIFEAPPAKPGSNNAILPYINTGISNNGNKTITKPNAGLDAKLALTSSLNLDLTFNPDFSQVDVDQQVINLTRYDISFPEKRSFFLENGDLYSTLGSPILRPIFSRKIGLTENGQGISLIGGTRLNGYLDSKTRIEVMDVQSGRQQNNLYQNYFAAIVQREILQHSNVRAFFTNVQSTGGKQARASDTGRFNRVFGTEFNYVAPGSNYDFGAKFSGSLSPTHLGDNLYNTLYVDYFSPKVAATVVFNSVGKNYITLTGFTPRINNFDAARDSTLRLGYYENTNIVTYSIYPKNKKVINTHVLTFNSSVFLNENGSMNETDLNMQYAILFANRRTASITWAHQDIHLPFETGILAGLDNFKPGHYSFGYYTFDYESNFLRPFSWSASAQAGSYFSGSRVSFTGGVKQRIQPWAYLGLSFNYNYVKVAGNSVKPFIAAPTFEFDLNNNMYLTTFVQYNSSLRNVNVNSRFQWRFKPLSDIFLVYAANYASVPTPGTNNYKLTLKVDYWIN; from the coding sequence TTGGTTATCCAATCCCTAAAAAGAGACGTAAACCCCTATTACAGTGAAGGCTTTTCGATAGTACTCGACCCCAGTAACCAAAAATCGTCCGGGTTCACATTCGGCGTCAACGCAAGCGGTGCACAGTTTGACGGCATCGTTCAATTAAACAGCGATTCATTCGAGATGGACGCTAAATGGTATTCGGCCACGAAAAGATATGACGGTTATTGGACGGCCGAAATGGCCATACCTTTTAAGTCGTTGCGGTTCCCGGCAAATGCGACGCAATGGGGAGTGAATTTTATCCGGAATGACATGACGAACAATTCCTTTTCAACCTGGAACAGGGTCCCTGTTGCGTATTTCGGGGCTAACCTGGGTTTTTTAGGCAAAGGAATATTTGAAGCGCCACCGGCAAAACCCGGCAGCAACAACGCGATATTACCTTATATTAACACGGGCATCAGTAACAACGGCAACAAAACAATCACTAAACCCAATGCCGGGTTAGATGCCAAGCTGGCGCTTACCTCATCGCTTAATCTTGATCTTACATTCAATCCCGATTTTTCGCAGGTGGATGTGGATCAGCAGGTCATCAACCTCACTCGTTATGATATTTCCTTCCCTGAAAAAAGGTCTTTTTTCCTGGAGAACGGTGATCTTTATTCAACTCTGGGTTCGCCTATCCTGCGCCCTATTTTTTCACGAAAAATAGGGCTAACTGAAAATGGCCAGGGCATATCGCTTATCGGGGGTACCCGCTTGAACGGTTACCTCGATTCGAAAACGAGGATCGAAGTGATGGATGTGCAATCAGGCCGTCAACAAAACAATCTTTATCAAAACTATTTTGCCGCTATTGTTCAACGGGAGATCCTTCAACATTCTAATGTAAGGGCTTTTTTCACCAATGTGCAATCAACTGGAGGCAAACAGGCACGAGCTTCGGATACGGGCCGGTTCAACCGCGTGTTTGGGACCGAGTTTAATTATGTAGCGCCCGGGAGCAATTACGATTTTGGAGCCAAATTTTCGGGTTCGCTTAGCCCCACGCATTTGGGCGACAACCTTTATAATACGCTTTATGTCGATTATTTCAGCCCAAAGGTAGCTGCAACAGTTGTATTTAACAGCGTAGGTAAAAACTATATTACCTTAACAGGCTTTACGCCGCGCATTAATAATTTTGATGCTGCGCGGGACAGTACGCTGCGGCTGGGTTATTATGAAAACACCAACATTGTAACCTATAGTATTTATCCTAAAAACAAAAAGGTTATAAATACACATGTTTTAACTTTTAACAGTTCGGTTTTCCTGAACGAGAATGGCAGCATGAATGAAACCGATCTGAACATGCAATACGCTATATTGTTTGCAAACAGGCGTACAGCGTCCATCACCTGGGCGCACCAGGACATTCACCTCCCGTTTGAAACGGGCATCCTGGCCGGCCTCGATAATTTCAAACCCGGGCATTATTCCTTCGGCTATTATACGTTCGATTACGAATCCAATTTCCTGCGGCCCTTCTCGTGGAGCGCCAGCGCCCAGGCAGGCAGCTACTTCAGCGGTAGCAGGGTATCGTTCACAGGGGGCGTCAAGCAGCGCATACAGCCCTGGGCCTACCTCGGCCTGAGCTTCAACTACAACTATGTAAAAGTGGCCGGTAACTCAGTGAAGCCCTTCATTGCCGCCCCCACGTTCGAATTCGATTTAAACAACAACATGTACCTCACCACTTTTGTGCAGTATAACAGCAGCTTGCGCAACGTCAACGTTAACAGTCGTTTCCAGTGGCGCTTTAAACCGCTGTCCGATATATTTCTGGTATACGCTGCCAATTACGCCTCGGTACCCACACCAGGCACAAATAATTATAAGTTGACTTTAAAAGTGGATTATTGGATAAATTAG
- a CDS encoding DOMON domain-containing protein, with protein sequence MRNSIFIISAFILAISNIPHPLQAQTADQKVLKIMKTNEPVIVDGADDEKAWAGAIKTDCFINKWPVDTGAAPLQTEVKLLYDDKYLYVFAKLHVKNSGSWLSNP encoded by the coding sequence ATGCGAAATTCAATCTTTATTATTTCAGCTTTTATTCTCGCTATCAGCAATATCCCGCATCCTTTGCAGGCCCAAACCGCGGATCAAAAGGTCTTAAAGATCATGAAAACAAACGAGCCCGTAATTGTGGACGGTGCTGATGATGAGAAAGCATGGGCTGGTGCCATAAAAACCGATTGTTTCATTAATAAATGGCCGGTCGATACTGGTGCCGCCCCATTACAAACCGAGGTAAAACTATTATACGATGACAAATACCTGTATGTGTTTGCCAAATTACATGTAAAAAACTCGGGCAGTTGGTTATCCAATCCCTAA
- a CDS encoding sensor histidine kinase, translating to MNTIFLGSYENTYLRQFYVELYELPEKMLVAYLNLYWLIPAFLMKRKYWKYGISLSVMILGMAFIMRAIYVLWLAPIYFPDTVNLPFFHTYRLLKYIFYNINGVVIITTGFRLFNYWYYQQQLNNELVQAKLKAELGYLRAQLHPHFLFNTLNNIYSLCLDKSDLAPGVVLKLSDLLSYMLYDSEKERIELLKDIERLKSYLELERVRYGNRLNISFNRSGDMQGRQIAPLIMLPFVENAFKHGFDNDLNNIWITIDIKLKDDMLYMKIKNSLNKTPQVAPQANGIGLQNIRRRLELLYPDRHSLEMISDSDYFEVDLKINLT from the coding sequence ATGAACACAATATTCCTGGGTTCGTACGAAAATACCTATTTACGGCAGTTTTATGTTGAACTTTACGAGCTGCCCGAGAAGATGCTGGTGGCATACCTAAACCTTTACTGGCTAATACCCGCATTTTTGATGAAGCGAAAATACTGGAAGTATGGGATCAGCCTGTCCGTAATGATCCTAGGTATGGCTTTCATTATGCGTGCAATCTATGTCTTGTGGCTCGCGCCAATATATTTTCCCGATACGGTCAATCTGCCCTTTTTTCATACTTACCGTCTGCTTAAATACATCTTTTACAATATTAACGGTGTGGTCATCATCACCACCGGGTTCAGGCTGTTCAATTACTGGTATTACCAGCAGCAATTAAATAACGAACTCGTGCAGGCGAAGCTAAAAGCCGAATTGGGTTACCTTAGGGCGCAGCTTCACCCGCATTTTTTGTTCAATACTTTAAATAACATCTATTCCCTCTGCCTCGATAAATCAGACCTTGCGCCCGGGGTGGTATTGAAGTTATCGGATCTGCTATCCTATATGCTTTACGATTCGGAAAAAGAAAGGATAGAGCTATTGAAAGATATTGAACGCTTAAAAAGCTATCTGGAGCTGGAACGCGTGCGGTATGGTAATCGCTTGAATATTTCATTCAACAGGTCGGGCGATATGCAGGGCAGGCAAATTGCACCACTGATCATGTTGCCCTTTGTCGAAAATGCCTTCAAACATGGCTTTGATAATGATCTGAATAATATCTGGATAACCATAGATATTAAATTGAAGGATGATATGCTGTACATGAAAATAAAAAACAGTCTTAACAAAACACCCCAGGTTGCGCCGCAGGCAAATGGCATTGGTTTGCAAAATATCCGTCGCCGGCTCGAATTGTTATACCCAGACAGGCACTCGCTTGAAATGATATCTGACAGTGATTACTTTGAAGTTGACCTGAAAATAAATTTAACGTAA
- a CDS encoding LytR/AlgR family response regulator transcription factor, with translation MAKIKCLLLDDEPLALNVLESYILQFPHLELAGKCTNPLDAISILKSRHIDLLFLDIKMPVLNGINLLKTLSNPPKVILATAYRDYALESYDLNVLDYLLKPISFERFVIAINKFQPVQVSASSVSSGLALSEERFVYFKSNKKMIKVFLKDILWVESLRDYIKIITKEQTIVSYERISHLEEKLPDDMFMRIHRSFIVAIDHIRSFTSLHIQVADSELPIGRLYKNEVLKQLKAE, from the coding sequence ATGGCAAAAATCAAATGCCTGTTGCTGGATGATGAACCGCTTGCCCTTAACGTGTTGGAAAGCTATATCCTGCAATTTCCGCATCTGGAGCTGGCAGGCAAATGCACCAATCCGCTTGATGCCATTTCCATATTAAAAAGCAGGCATATCGACCTCCTATTCCTGGATATTAAAATGCCGGTACTTAATGGCATCAACCTTCTCAAGACACTTTCAAATCCACCTAAAGTAATTTTGGCCACCGCTTACCGCGATTATGCTCTCGAAAGCTATGACCTGAACGTACTCGATTATCTTTTAAAGCCTATATCGTTTGAACGATTTGTTATTGCAATCAATAAGTTCCAGCCCGTGCAGGTAAGTGCAAGCTCTGTAAGCAGCGGTCTGGCACTGAGCGAGGAACGGTTTGTTTATTTTAAGTCGAACAAGAAGATGATCAAGGTATTTTTGAAAGATATTTTGTGGGTGGAAAGCCTGCGTGACTACATCAAAATCATCACAAAAGAACAAACCATAGTAAGTTACGAGCGCATAAGTCACCTCGAAGAAAAACTACCTGACGACATGTTTATGCGCATACATCGTTCGTTTATAGTAGCTATAGACCATATACGGTCGTTTACAAGCTTACACATACAGGTGGCAGATTCTGAACTGCCGATAGGCAGGCTGTACAAGAACGAAGTGTTGAAACAATTAAAAGCGGAATAG
- a CDS encoding DNA polymerase III subunit gamma/tau: MDNFIVSARKYRPATFDTVVGQQHITNTLKNAIKNNQLAQAFLFCGPRGVGKTTCARILAKTINCENLQPNGEACGICHSCVSFQNGNSFNIHELDAASNNSVDDIRSLIEQVRIPPQAGRYKIYIIDEVHMLSQAAFNAFLKTLEEPPHYAIFILATTEKHKILPTILSRCQIFDFNRIRVEDMAGHLASIAAKENISYEADALHIIAQKADGGLRDALSMFDQIVSFSDGKVTYRTVIDNLNILDYDYYFNIIDSLLKEDTAGTLLLFDEILSKGFDGSHFISGLSEHFRNLLVSKDAATIKLLEVSEGIKAKYLQQSQAASVSFMLSAMNIANQCDLSYKLSKNQRLQVELSLLKMCHLPSAFNMLTAPAAPQEQLKKKPDTPELKSQAENTAKDEVPVLRDQPTVYAKTEAPKTEPQKPVTEPAPVEKPKVFIPNSGSASTSVKIPSLKDLSNQAVAAVEEDDPYLKGDDKEDFTMDDFLKHWTDYAAKIKGEGNMSLFTVFISNTPVMLESYKFEVIVGNKSQETLFRDDKHNILNYLRTNLKNFDLEVHTRVDEIKATKRPYTNTEKFQHMASKNPQLTELKRRFNLETDY, from the coding sequence GTGGATAATTTTATAGTTTCGGCACGCAAATATCGCCCTGCAACGTTTGATACCGTTGTGGGTCAGCAACATATAACTAATACGTTAAAAAACGCTATTAAGAATAACCAGTTGGCCCAGGCGTTTTTATTCTGCGGCCCGCGTGGTGTGGGCAAAACCACCTGTGCGCGTATCCTGGCCAAAACTATCAATTGCGAGAATCTGCAGCCTAACGGCGAGGCTTGCGGCATTTGCCATTCGTGCGTGTCGTTCCAAAACGGAAATTCGTTCAATATCCACGAACTGGATGCTGCTTCCAACAACTCGGTGGATGATATCCGCAGCCTGATAGAACAGGTGCGCATACCACCACAGGCGGGCAGGTACAAGATATATATCATCGATGAGGTGCACATGTTGTCCCAGGCGGCTTTTAACGCTTTCCTTAAAACGCTGGAGGAACCACCGCACTACGCCATTTTCATCTTAGCCACTACCGAAAAACATAAGATACTGCCAACTATCCTGTCGCGCTGCCAGATATTTGATTTCAACCGAATAAGAGTTGAAGATATGGCCGGCCACCTGGCATCCATCGCGGCAAAGGAAAATATAAGCTACGAAGCCGATGCACTGCACATCATCGCCCAAAAGGCCGACGGTGGTTTAAGGGATGCTTTGTCGATGTTCGACCAGATCGTCAGCTTCTCGGACGGCAAGGTTACTTACCGCACGGTAATTGACAACCTGAATATCCTCGACTACGACTACTATTTCAATATCATAGACAGCCTGTTGAAGGAAGATACGGCCGGAACCTTGTTGCTTTTCGACGAGATATTATCGAAAGGATTCGACGGGTCACATTTTATATCGGGTTTGTCGGAACACTTCCGCAACCTGCTGGTAAGTAAGGATGCAGCCACCATTAAGCTGCTTGAAGTAAGCGAAGGCATAAAGGCGAAGTATTTGCAGCAGTCGCAGGCGGCTTCGGTTTCGTTCATGCTATCCGCTATGAACATCGCTAACCAGTGCGACCTAAGTTACAAGCTTAGTAAAAATCAGCGGCTGCAGGTGGAGCTTTCCCTGCTTAAAATGTGTCATCTGCCTTCGGCATTCAATATGCTTACCGCGCCGGCTGCCCCACAGGAGCAGTTAAAAAAAAAACCTGATACCCCAGAGTTAAAATCACAAGCGGAGAACACCGCGAAGGATGAAGTGCCCGTGCTGCGTGATCAGCCAACGGTTTACGCCAAAACAGAAGCCCCGAAAACAGAGCCTCAAAAGCCTGTAACAGAGCCAGCGCCTGTGGAAAAGCCAAAAGTGTTCATTCCAAATTCGGGCAGTGCGTCGACATCGGTAAAAATCCCCTCTTTAAAGGACCTCAGCAACCAGGCGGTGGCAGCGGTTGAAGAGGACGATCCTTATTTAAAGGGAGACGACAAGGAAGATTTTACGATGGACGACTTCCTGAAGCATTGGACCGATTACGCAGCGAAGATAAAAGGGGAAGGGAACATGAGTTTGTTCACGGTATTTATTTCGAATACCCCGGTAATGCTGGAGTCTTATAAATTTGAGGTGATCGTTGGAAATAAATCGCAGGAAACACTGTTCAGGGACGATAAGCACAATATTTTAAACTACCTGCGTACAAATTTGAAGAATTTCGATCTGGAAGTTCATACCCGTGTCGACGAAATAAAGGCAACCAAAAGGCCCTATACCAATACGGAGAAATTTCAGCACATGGCAAGCAAGAATCCACAACTTACTGAATTGAAACGGCGATTTAACCTGGAAACGGATTATTAA